TTATCGAAATCACAAAATGTGATATCGATTCAGTCATATGGTGCCAAAGGAGGAAGAACAAAACCTGTTAAAGCATTTACAGAGCAAGGGGTTTATATGCTTATGACAGTTCTTAAAGGAGAATTGGCAGTAAAGCAAAGTAAAAGTATTATTCGCTTATTTAAAGCCATGAAAGATTATTTGATTGAGAACCAGCAGTTAATTGCACAAAGCAGTTATTATTCTTTAGTTGCGAAGGTTGAAAAGAACGCAGAAGATATTAAAACCATACATGAAACCATGGTTACTAAAGCGGAATTATCCGATATTATGAAACTCTTTGAACAAAATCTTACTGATGAAGAAATACTTATCCTTGATGGAGAGCCATTTAAAGCTGATGAAGCATACCAGAAGATATACAGAAATGCTAAGAGTAAGATCATGATCATTGATGATTACATCTCAAGCAAGACGCTGCATCATTTGGCACATTCAAAGGAAACAGTAAAGGTTACTGCGATAAGTGATAATTCTGCAAGACCGAGATTAAGTCTTGCAGAATATAAGGATTTTGTTACTGAGAATCCGGGAAGAAGCATAGTATTCCTTCAATCAATGCATCGTATTCACGACAGATATATTGTGCTTGATGAAGGTTCTAAGGATATGAAAATATATCACTGCGGAGCATCAAGCAAAGATGCCGGAAACAGGATAACAACTATCACTAGAATAAGCGATATCGATGACTACAAACCGATGATAAAAAAGCTGGCGGGAAATCCTGCTCTTATCCTATCGTAAGGGCTTTATTATCCGCAAAACTCTGCAATCTCTTTCTCAAGTAAGCGGTACACATTAGCGACCAGAAATCCGTCTGCGACCGCGTGATTTAAGCGCACGGTAAGCGGCATCATAAGGCGGCCGTTTTCTTCTCTGTATTTTCCCCAGTTGATGATAGGTGCCAGATAAATGTAGCCGTCGGGAAGCTCGACATTGAGTGAGTCATAAGAGAGCCAGGATACATAGGACGCGTCGAACCAGTTAGGGTGATTCTCAGAATCGAGCAAGTATTCGCGGGTGTTTTTCGCCGTCTCGACATCAGCGACGGCATTCTTGTAGAACTCAGCGTAGTCCGGCGTGTAGTAAGAATACACGGGCGTGCATGTCTCGGTGTCTTCGTGGAAAACATACTGCGTTGGGTTGATCACATCGTAGCAGATGAGTTCGTCCGTCTGCCAGAGATATGCCATCTTGTAGTCGTCCCTGGAATTCAGGGCTTTGCAAAGGAGGTATAAGAAATTGATATAGAACTTCGTGCCGGTCTCTTTCGAATGCTTAACAAGGTCAGTGACGTCAACGCGCGCGGTCATTGAGACCGAGCACTTGCAGTCCTCTGTAAAATGGCGGTAAACGCCTTTGCGGTAATACTTTTCTCTATCAATAATTTTGTAGTTCATATGTCAGTCCTTCTCGTAAAAAACAATATCCATGCGGTCGTTTATATGTTCGACCTTGCCGGTCTGATGGTAGCCCATCTTCTCGTAGAGATAGCAGTTGCCTTTCTCCTGCAGGATCGTGTCGAGGCACCAGTTGTCAGCGCCGTAGAGATCTTCGACTGCAAGGATCGCAGCCTGCGCATAGCCTTTGCCTCTGTATTCTTCCATGATCCACAAAGGAGAGATGCGCTTCCTCGAACCGTCGTTCATATCGACCACCCGGATTACTCCTACATCAGTGCCTTCGGCTTCGATGAAGAAGTATTTTGTCCACGGCTGTTCGAAGCGCGCGATGACCTTGTCCACAGGCTCTGCGCCGGGGCTTAAATCGTAGTCCTGATACTTTTCGAGGAGCCCGCGAAAAGCTTCTGTCTGCATCTTCCAGATAGTCTCAATGTCTTCTCTTTTTGCCTGTCGTAAAGTAATGCTCATATCAATAGATTATAACGCTTGGCGGTTTGTTTTCGCATCTGTCTGATGATATATAATAAAAGCATTAATGATGTGGAGGGTATCAGGATGCAGCAGGGCGAGACAAATACAACAAATAAATCCGGTTATTCTGTTGTTCCGGATACTAAATTCCTCACAGATTATCAGAAAAAACAGGAATTAAAGGAACTGGAAGAGAAAGAGAAACAAAGACCGCGCGTAAAAATGAATAACCTATGCACTTTCCTGGCGGTTTTGGGATGTATTGGTGTTGCGTATGGTTGTTATTATTATCCAATTCATGTTTATAAGAATTTCTTCCTGATAAAACGTCCAAGTTCGTTTGGCTTCATTGCTGTTATAACAGCAATCGTGATAGCTGCAAGTCTTGTCATGTCGGTGATTGACAAGATAAAAAAACTCGATAACAAACGTGCATTGGTCAATATCATAATCAATGCCGCTGCCATACTTATCTCAGTGATATTTTTTGCCGTATATCAGATAGGATTTAAAATCAATCCCCGTAGATATTATTACAAGACGACATTGAACTCTAACATTCACTTCTATGATAAGATGATCGCCTGTCTGGACGAGCATGGTTTTGATGTCGCAATACATAACGATTCAATCAGAAAATACAGTTTCGATACAGATACTTACGATATACTTCTGTATGTTTCCAGTGATGCTTCTCCTGAGAAGCATGAGGAACTGACTGATTATTTTAATGAGCTAATCAGAATCAGCAAGTACTTCAATGGCTATACAGATAACCGCAGAGTAATGACCATTAATGTTCTGTGGGTCTATTATTGCCCTGATGAAAAAGAAGGGTTCTATGACGGATACCAGCAAACGATAGGAGCAAGCGACAAATTTACTCCTTCTGACGTAGAAGAAATAAATAATTACATCACTTTAAATCTTCTAAAGCACGAAGGTAAAATTGATACGGAACCCGACAAACTGGTTGATGCAATTATCGTGGTGAAGTGATCACCTCGTCAGCACCATGCCCTCTGTAGAATTTGTAAATCCGAGGCTCTCGTAAAGGGGTCTTCCCATTGTCGTTGCATCAAGGCTGATCTCAGTTGCGCCCCTCTTCCAGGTCTCATCGATCAGCATGTTTACCATCTTTCGAGCGATGCCCTGGCGGCGGTATTCAGATCTTGTGTATACGTTCATCAGGTGCGCGCGCCTTCCCGTAGGATGCGAAAATGTAGGCATTATCCACATGAAGCTCATCGATGCGCAGCCGATCACTTTGCCGTCATCTATCGCGAGCACCGTAATGTGATCGCCGTTAAGAAAATAATCGCGGCTCTCCCTTACGATCTCTTCCGAATATCCGTAATCAGCGGGAAGGTTATTTACGACCTTCAGCATCTCAAGTCTGCTGCTCATAAGGAGCTCTATATCTTCATTTGTTGCTATTTTGTACTCAATCATTATTTCATTTTCCTTTTGTGTTGCGTTGTAAAAGAATTAGTTGTGCGAGCGATTCCGCACAAGCAAAGCGCGGAGGACCTAAGCGAGCATAACTATTTCTTTTTCAAAACTGCGATAGCAGCATAATGTAATACATCAAACTCATCGGGTACGTTCTTCAATAGTTCGCGGTGCTCTGCATCCCATTTCGCGAGTTCATCAGGTGATAAAGATGCGCCGACGCCTCTGCATGCGATCATGCGGCCGTGCCAGGATTCCTTCGTGAAAGGCACCTTCAGCTTATACTCTTCGTGATAATCCATATCGAAATAATCGTACATCACCTCAGGTATGAAGATCGGGTGCACTGTCTCGCCGCCGCCTGACCAGGTGGGGCTGTATTTTCTTACCAGATCCTCGCTCATTCCGGCGATCTTGTCTTCATACGGCAGCCATGCCATAAAGAGGATCACGAGCTTTCCGTCTTTCTTGAGGATGCGGCTGAATTCAGGCGCGACCTTCTCGTGATCGAAATACCAGAAGCACTGGCAAGCTGTGATCACGTCAAATGACTCATCCGGGAAGTCGAGCTTCTCTGCCGAAACTGCCTGGTAATTAATGTTCATGCCTGCTTCTTCAGAGAGTTTTTTCGCCTGCTCGATCTGCTCAGGAGAGATATCCGTGCCGGTCCATTCTGCTCCGAACTTATACATGTTGCGAGGCAAAACGCCGGTGCCTGTGCCGAGATCCAACACCTTCTGGCCCTTTACGCAAAGGCCTCTGTCAGCTACCTTCTGATAGAAGAGATCCGGATAGATGTCTCTGTATTTTGCATAGAATTCTGAAGTCTTGCCCCAGTCAAAAGCCTTGCCGGCATCTATTCTGCTGTCTTTGATATCCATATTCCTACTCCAATTAGCTTAAAAACTATTTATACATTATATCGCAGCGTGTATAGTTAGTTATGTAGGGCAGGGTAGTAGGTTTTCATAAAAGCAGGAGCACTAACATGAAAAATGTTGTTGCATATTTTTTCCTGCTGGAAACAATCGGGATAATTGCGGTTAGTGTGATTGTTGCAAGCAGGGATTCCGTTTTGTGCAAATGAGGCTTTGAGGGGAATCTGTATGAGTAAAGAGAAAAAACCAAAGAAGCCAAAGAGCTTAAAGAAAGTTGTCACGATCGTTGTGATCGTTATGATTGTCATCTTTCTTCTGTTTCCGCGAGTATATTATTTTAAAGACGGCGGTTCAAAAATGTATTGCAGTCTTTTCGGATTCATTTATCGGGTTGAACAGCTTCACAAAATATACGATGAGGCAGGATACTCATATTATGAAATAGGAACTGTGGTCACAGTATTCGGCATCGAAGTATTTAACAATGCACATGTTGATTATGAACATGGCCACCCCTTGCAACATTCGCCAGAGGTAGAGGCAGTAAACAAAGAAATAGATAAGATATTAAATTAGATATTATAAACTTATTGGTTTTCGAGAGCAGAAAATATGAAAAAACGGTATGTGGTTTACGTTATTTTAGAGGCACTGTCGGTGGCGTTGGCAGTTTACATGATCAACGTTATTTATCGTGTGCCGGTAGCGGATAGCATGGCTTCTATAGGTTACGATATTACCTTGAGCAAGGATGCGTATATCGAGGATGCTGGTATTACGCTCTCGAAAGGGACGAATGTAAAACCCACCGTTATTGTAAACGCCAACGAAGTAACTTTCTATGTTGATGAATATGATGGCCGTTTAAGTCTGGATGTAGAATACTTTGTCGAAAAAGAAGACCTGATCAAGCTGTATGAACAGCAGACATCAGAAGCGAAAAAGCTGAAAAAGGATAGAGTAGAAAAAGAGATACTGTTCTCAGCAATTGCTTTTGTGGTCTATTTGTTTATTGCATCTGCCATTACATGGATATGCAGGGACGGAGCATATGTATTAGTTGTTCACAGGGTATTAGCAGTCCTGCTTATAGCCTGCGCTGTGTTCTTGGCCATCGATATATTCTGAGGGAAATATGAAATCTAAAACAAGCAACATAATACTCGTAATAACTACCATTCTGTTGTTCCTCCTGGTTACTGCCTATGGGGTTATTGATTCATGGCGAAAATCAAAATCGATAACAGAGGGTTATAAAGCTAGCATCACATTGAACGAAACTGTCGTGTTTGACGATCCGCATATTGTTAAGCAGTATGGCGGACCGGTTACCCTTGAAGCAGGAACGGTTGGTGAAATTTACGAGATAATTGATTGGTATACGGAAAAACACGAGTATAAGCATATTCAGGCGAGATTTGATCTTGAAGAAGGTGAATCATTTAAAGTGATTCTGGATTATGAGGCAGAGAACGAAAAAGATACCAGAGTAATAATAGATAAGTATGATGCGAACATAAATGTTTTAGATGACGGAAAAGACCGCGGAAATACGAATACTTTTGAAGCCGCTACCCCTGTACTAAACATAAACAAGATCAATGATTCTCAGAAGATAGCTTCAGAGTTTAAGCAGATGCGCGAAAGGTACTATCAGCGGGTGAAGCAGACCATAAAGGACGGCAGCATTAAGGGTGTGATCGTTGCTTTCGCATTGGTAGCAGTTATCTGGGTTGTTAAGCTTACTGTGCGCAAAGAAAAAGTCGGCAAAGCACTCGCAATACTTACCATATGCATTGACGTTGCAATGGCACTTATTGATGTGGTTGCGTTTTTATTGACCCGCGCGATGTAAGAGTTATTACAGTGATTTAATAAACTTATCCGCCATCTCCGGCCATGCGCATACTTCAGGGTACTTCGGCGCGTTGGGATCGTAAGGCCAGGGCTTCAAGAAATCCAATAAACTATCAGGGTCGCCGTCGAATTCGATGAGGCCCTCTTTTATTGCCTTTACGAGTGCGAAGCTTTGCTCGGCAGTATAAGGTTCACCGTGCATTCCTCTTGCCCATTCTTCGGTTGGAATAGAGAGGCCGTGAAAGCCGTGAGGGAAGGTGACGTGCTCATATTTAACGCCTGCATTTTTGCATGCTTCAGCGTAGAGATAACTGTTCTTAACGGGCACGAGATCGTCCTCTTCGGTCTGCCAGATGAAGCAGGGAGGATTGGTGGATTTTACGTGCTTCTCGAGAGAGTATTTATCGAGCAATGTCTTTGCTTCTTCGTCGTCTCTGTCGTAGATATCGCCGCCCAAAAGGAAGCGGAACGAATCCTGATGAGCAAATTCGCCTGAAGTGATTACAGGGTAGGAGAGGATAGCTGCATCAGGGCGGCATGAGATGCCGGCATATTCAGGATTCTCATCATCGATCTCATCCCAGTAATCGCATAAGGATGCACAGACGTGGCCTGCAGCTGAGAATCCGCAAATGTAGATTTTTGAGGGGTCTACGCGATATTCGGAAGCATTTTTTCTGACGAACCTGACAGCTCTTGCGAGGTCTCTCATAGCCTGGTCCATAACGGGCACACGGCAGAGCTGGTTGGTTGTGTAGGTCATAACAAAACTGCTATAGCCGAGCTCGTTGAAGCGCTTTGCGACGAGTTCGCCTTCGGGCGGAACTGCGACTGCGTAGCCGCCGCCGGGGAGGACCAGCATGCAGGGATTAGCGGCACCCTCATCAAGAAGGTAGGCCCTCAGATTGGGCGTGAAATCAAATGCCAACGGGTATGTGTATTCGCCCTTCTGCCAGATGTCGATCTTTTCCATAATGTGAAATCCCCCTTTTCGAGCTCGAAAACATAATCAATTATAGCCTTGAAAGGGGCTAATGAGAATGCAGGGAGTAGAGTTTTAGAGACGGCTTATCAGTGGAGCTGCTCCGTGACGGCGCGGATCCTGTCTTCGGCATTGATGAATGCCTGCGCGATAACGGGATCAAAGTGCTCGCCTGAACTTTCCTTAATGATCTTCATGGCATCGTCAAACGGTATACCGGGCTTATAAACACGCTTAGCGACCAGGGCGTCGAAAACATCGGCGACGGCCATGATCCTCGCTGACAGCGGGATCTCCTCACCCTTAAGGCCGCACGGATAGCCCTTGCCGTTCCATTTTTCGTGATGGTAATGGGCCATGTTTTCGGCTTCGCCCAGGTAGTCTTCCTTGAGGGCGTCGCTCTCGACGGTCTTTTTAACGGTGCTGATGATCTTCGCGCCTTCTTCGGCGTGGGTCTTCATGATCTCATACTCTTCATCGTTGAACTTGCCGGGTTTGTTAAGGATTGTATCGGAGATCTTGATCTTGCCGATGTCATGCATTGGCGCGGAAGCTACGACATTATTCTTGTATTCTTCGTTAACGATATCGGGATAGAGACCTTCTTTCATAAGCTCTTCGCAGATTATCTCGACGTAAGCTGATGTGTTCTTGATGTGCGTGCCGGTCGACTTGTCGCGGCTCTCTACGAGGTCTGCCATGACGTTGATCATGCCGCTCTGGAAGGTGGAGATCGCTTCGTTCTTTCGCTGGGATTCGTTGATGTAATCGACTGTATCCTTTGTCGTTTTCGCCATCGCGTCGTAGAGCTGTTCGATCTCATCGCCTGTCTTGATCTCAAGTTCCTTGATGCTGTCGAGAGCTTCTTTTCTGGCTTCGTCATTCGTGTAGGCGAAGTCGCCTGCGAGCTTTGCCAGGCTGTTAACAGGCCTTACGATAAAGCGCTTTGCGCAGTAAACGCTCAATGTGAGGATCGCGATGAAGAAGCCCATGAGGATCGTCGTCATCTTGAAGGTGAAGGTTCTCTCGACTTCGGCAACATTAGGCATCGATACGTCAACGCAGACATAGGCTTTGCACCTGCCCAGGTTGTCGTGGATCGGAACGTAGGCCGATAAGAGCCAGCCATATGTGTCGTTGGTGATAATCGGGTCGATCTCTTTTCCTGCCAGGAGATCGTCGATATGCTCATCGAAGCTTTCATCGAAAGGAATGATGTCGCCGGTCTCAGATGCGGGCGTGTCCGGTGTGGAAACATCGAAAACAACGTGGCAGCCGTCTTCTTTTATCTGATAAACGTAGAGGTACTGGATCCTGTCGGAACTGTTCAGGATGAGGTTGAAATATCTGCTGATCCTGTAATAGCCTTCAGCCGATTCCTTGCGCGTTAAATATTCGTCGACCTTGTTGGCATCGATAAGGGTAGCTGCGAACCTCGCGGTATCCATCGCATATTTGCCCTCGGACTCCACCATGGTCTGGCGGAACTGCTTCAGACTGACGCCTGTGACAACGGCAGCTGCTATTCCGAAAATGAGCGTGACCGCAATGATTATCTTTCCGCTTAAGGAAAGGCCTTTCTTGGCTAGGGAAGCCACATCGATCCTGTCTTTTGTGGGCTTTAGCTTTTTCGGATAGGTCTTATAGATGATGAAGGCCAGGATTGTGCTTATGAGTTTATCCGGAATATCCATTATCATGCCGGCATAGAGCTGGGCCAGGAAAGCGTCGTTGATAACATTCGTGTAGATCCTGCCGGCAAGAGACGAAGCGACCTCTTCGCCCATTGTGTTTCCGTAAAGGCCCCACGTGATGACCGATCCCAGACCGCCGCCCAGGATGATGAAGCATGTCAGAGGGATCAACATCTTTATGTGGAGCTTCTTGAAATAGCCATGCTGTGCGAAAAGCGTTGCACAAAGAGCGATGAGAACGCTGACGATGCAGTAATAGAGATTGCTGGAATCGCCGCCGAATATCCATTTAAAAAGAAGCGTTGAAAGGATATTCGTCAAAAAGCCGACCAGGACGCTCGGCATAAAGCCGCCGATCATGGCAGCAACGATCGTTCCGATACAGTCAAAATAGAAAGGAATTCCGGTGATATTGCAGATCAGGTTGCAGACGATGTTGATCGCAAGGCAGATAATGACCAGCAGAAAAAGCTTGGGATCGTCGTGCTCTTTTGCAGGAGACCAGCTGACAACAAGCCCGGTTGAGGGATCAGTTTTCTTTCCGGATTTGACGTTGATAGCCATCTGGTAACTCCTTGCACTTATTGCGGAAACCCGCGTAAGCAGACAAACCTACCGTATATATGGATACTATCAAATCCTTTTATCAACTTCCATTAACATTGTGTAAAAAATATTTACTTTTATAGAAAAATTGAGAAATGCGTCTCTTTAGCCCGCCAACGCCTTGCATACAAGGCTTACAACGATATCAAGGGCAAACAGCGCTGCCGGGATGTAGCAGAGCAGGAGCCATGCCTTCCTGGGCATCTTTTTTTCGAGCTTTTCAAAAAGCGGGACCAGTATGAACTGCAGGAAAACGCCCGCCAAACCGAAGAAAATCACTGACCTAGCGCACACGAAACCGTTGATATTGCCCCAGTTTAAGATCTCTTCGTTATAATCCCAGAGCCTCGTGTGGAAGAACGTGAGGATGAACCAGCCGGTCGCGAACTCCAGGATCCCTGATGTTATCGTAGCCAGAAGGAAAACGAGGAAAGGGTTCTTCCTGACCTTGAATGTGAGGCCCAGGATGAGCAGTCCGCCGAAGCCGTAGATCGGGATCCAGGGACCGAACGTCGTGCCTCGCTTGACCCACTCGCCCAGATCGAAGCGGTAGAAGATCTCCTCATAAATGAATCCGAAAATACCGCCGAATGCGAAGATCAGCATCAGCATCGGGAATCTGGCTTTGAGGTAATCTTTGTTCATGAGGCGCCTCCTTGGGGTGCTTTTTAGGGTCGTTTTCAGGTCCTTTTTCGTTGTTTCCGGCCGGACTATTTTATCGTGAGACTTAGCACGATGTCTATTGCAAATAGCCCGAATAGAGCGATTGTAACAATGTTAAATGTTTTTGGGGCCTTCTTCTGGAACTTTTCCAGGAGGGGCACCAGGCCATACATCAGGATCATGCCGAAGATCCCCCATGTGATGACCGACCTGACGCAGATGTAGCCGTTCAGATTGCCCCAGTTGAGGATGACATTGGTGTAATCCCAAAGCCTCATGTGGAAATATTTGTCGATGACATATCCGCTGGTAAGTTCCAAGAGGCCGCAACTGGCAGCGGCGATCAGGAAGACCAGCCAGGGCTTTTTCCTGAACTTGACCGTAAGCGCGAAGATCAGGAGAGCGCCGAAGCCGTATATCGGGATCCATGGGCCATAAGTCGTACCGCGCTTATAAAACTCGCCGCCGGTATTGATCAGGACACAGACCGTTTCATAGAGAAATCCGATCACTCCTGCGAGCGTGAATGTCAGAAGGAGAAGCGGGATAAGATTTTTTGAGGGTGTTTTGCTCAAGTTGCGGGCTCCTTATGTTCGGTGTTTATTCCGCCTTCGGGTCTGTAAACATAATGGATCTTCTCGTAATTGGAGTTTTTCACGCGCTCGGTCATAGCCTCAAACGCTTGATTTCTAAGGACTTCCTTGCGCTTGTCCATCGGCAGGCTCATATCCGGGATAAAAGGCCCGTCGACATAGACGACCGTCCTCGCGCCCGGCAGGATCTTCCGCTTCTGCCATGTGGTGGTGAAGGTAAAGACGGGCTTGCCCGACTCGGCCGGGTAGTGCAGGGTCGAAGCCTTGAAAGGCCTGATTCCCGTATACTGCGGCCAGATGTGCGCCTCAGGATAGAGCGTGATTATATGGTTCTCCTCAGCGTGGCGCTTCATCGCCTGTGAGTAATTCTTAAATCCTTTGGGGTTATTGGGCAGGGCAATGCCTCCCAGGTCTTCCACGACACGCCTGATCCCCTTGATCGAGAAACAGTCTGCGCTCGCGACGATATAAGCCTTTTTCGGGAAAGCCAGGAGGTTGGGGCAGTACGCGTCGCCCATCGTCCTCGTGTGATTGCCGTAAAGGTAGAACCCTTCTTTTCTATAGCCCTTGAGCTTTTCCCTGCCGACGATCTTTTCGCCGTAAACCGCTTCCTGCAAAAGCAGGATCAAGGGCGACACAGCGAAATTCAGTCCGCCCGCAAAGCCGCGCCTGATGGCCGTTTTCGGGAAATATCTGTAATCTTCGGGAAGCGTGACCGTGTTGATATCCGTGCCGGCAAAGTCGTCATTCAGAAGGTCGGAATAGTAGATCGTGCGTTCCTTCATGGCTCATGCCTCTTTCGCGCGCATGCCCGCAGCCTGTTCGAGCATCTCTTCCATCTTATTCATGCACTCGCCGAGCCTGCTGACATTTGCCTGTGACTTGTATTTTGCCTTGCACGCCTCAAGCTCTTTGGGGTTATCCATGAAATACTCGATCTTGTTCTTCAGATCGTCAGAATCCCACTTCTTATAAAGGCACCTGTCGTCCCTCGCAAAGAACCTTGCGGCGCTCCTTTTCGAGTTGCAGATGATCGGCACAAGGCCCGTAACTATTGCCTCCAGGCACGCGATCGACTCGAGCTCGACATAAGCCGTGTGCACATAAAGGTCAGCGGCATTAAGCACTTCCTTAAGTTCTTCATGCTCGATGAAGCGCATCTCGCAGTCGACACCATTCCTTCTCGCCAAACGCCTGTAGCTCTTGCCCTTAGGGCCTTTGCCCGCCATGATGAGCTTGATCCTGTCCTTATATTTCGATTTCGCGATTGCCTTGATCAGGACCTGCTGCGCCTTTTCGGATGAATACCTTCCGACAACGACGATCGTGAATTTATCGTGATTTTTCTGCTTTTGCCTGTTGATGGCTTCTGCCGGCGCGGGCTCGAAAAACGACTCGCAAACGCCATTGGATATTACCTTTGACGGCACGCTCTTTTTAATGTTGCTCTCGAAATCCCTCTTGATGAACTCCGTCGGGTAGTGCGTCATCGCGCAGTGGCTGTAGACCTTCCTGTAGAAATATCTGTAGACTACCTTTGTCGCAAAATTGGACTTCATGAGACCGATGTGGCAAGTGAAATTCTCCGCCTGAACATGGAAACTCGACGTCATCGGAATGCCGTACTTTTCGCATATCGGGACAGCCTTCCACGCGAGCGGGAAAGGCATCAGGAGGTGCACGACATCCGCGCCCTTTATTGCTTCTTCAAGTATCTTGGGATCGGCCTTGGCCGGAACAACTTCATTCCTTGCAAGTGCTGCATTTATGATGGGCCCCAGGTCAAGGGTAGGCACGATGCGGAAACCGCTCTTGCCCTTCTTGTCAGCATCGCAACAAACGACAGTGACATTATGCCCCTGCGATTTCAAATGGTTAATGAGGTTATAAGCCGCGACGCTCGTGCCGTTGTTCGCCTCGCCGAGCACATCGCATATGATCGTAACGTTCATCCGACCCAATCACCCTTTTATAGACACCCATGTTTGCTTCTAATGTTTTCATTATACAACAAGATTTGAAAATCAAAGGATTTTGGGACATTGGGGCGTGCTTGCCGCGTCGGAGGTCACAGGCTTGAATTTGAGATCTGCCAAAAGTGTGCCATGTCACAGGCTTGAATTTGAGATCAACTCATTGCTGCTGATCAGGTTGCCGTATATGACGCCATTAAGTTTGGCTGCAATATACCTTAGATCAAACGGCTGGTTCTCAGTGTTGTATGTAAAGAAAACGTCCTGGTCCAGAAGGAGTCCCGCGTCAATATACGTGCTGCACTTGAGCTTTGCTTCGCGTGTATATTTCGCGAAATTCATCAGACCATAATGCTCATGGATCTTGCACGTATCCAGTTCAGGAATGTACAGGAAAAAGTCAGGATAGATTGGCGCGTTCATGCCGGCCACCCAAAGCTCCGGCTCATACTTAAACAGCACATTCATTTCCGTGTATCCGATGGCAATCTGCCGCTCGACATCCGAGCGGTATTGAATGCCGTTAAAAGAGTATATCATGGGCTTCGGATATTTAGTATTTGCGTCATTTTTCAGGCTGTCGAAAAACGCCCTGTTCATGACGGTATTCACATTGCCCGGAGTCTTCAGTGTCCTCACGATTCTCGGCGGATCAAACACCGGCACCGGCGTCCTGTAATAGCGGTCCCAAATAGCCTCATAGATCT
The window above is part of the Ruminococcaceae bacterium R-25 genome. Proteins encoded here:
- a CDS encoding 1-acyl-sn-glycerol-3-phosphate acyltransferase produces the protein MKERTIYYSDLLNDDFAGTDINTVTLPEDYRYFPKTAIRRGFAGGLNFAVSPLILLLQEAVYGEKIVGREKLKGYRKEGFYLYGNHTRTMGDAYCPNLLAFPKKAYIVASADCFSIKGIRRVVEDLGGIALPNNPKGFKNYSQAMKRHAEENHIITLYPEAHIWPQYTGIRPFKASTLHYPAESGKPVFTFTTTWQKRKILPGARTVVYVDGPFIPDMSLPMDKRKEVLRNQAFEAMTERVKNSNYEKIHYVYRPEGGINTEHKEPAT
- a CDS encoding putative ABC transporter type IV, whose translation is MSKTPSKNLIPLLLLTFTLAGVIGFLYETVCVLINTGGEFYKRGTTYGPWIPIYGFGALLIFALTVKFRKKPWLVFLIAAASCGLLELTSGYVIDKYFHMRLWDYTNVILNWGNLNGYICVRSVITWGIFGMILMYGLVPLLEKFQKKAPKTFNIVTIALFGLFAIDIVLSLTIK
- a CDS encoding glycosyltransferase involved in cell wall biosynthesis, giving the protein MNVTIICDVLGEANNGTSVAAYNLINHLKSQGHNVTVVCCDADKKGKSGFRIVPTLDLGPIINAALARNEVVPAKADPKILEEAIKGADVVHLLMPFPLAWKAVPICEKYGIPMTSSFHVQAENFTCHIGLMKSNFATKVVYRYFYRKVYSHCAMTHYPTEFIKRDFESNIKKSVPSKVISNGVCESFFEPAPAEAINRQKQKNHDKFTIVVVGRYSSEKAQQVLIKAIAKSKYKDRIKLIMAGKGPKGKSYRRLARRNGVDCEMRFIEHEELKEVLNAADLYVHTAYVELESIACLEAIVTGLVPIICNSKRSAARFFARDDRCLYKKWDSDDLKNKIEYFMDNPKELEACKAKYKSQANVSRLGECMNKMEEMLEQAAGMRAKEA